The Bosea sp. 685 DNA window TCCCGCCGGCCCTGCTGGACCGGATGGAGGTGATCCGCATCGCTGGCTACACCGAGGATGAGAAGACCGAGATCGCCCGGCGTCACCTGATTCCGAACGCGATCAAGAAGCACGGCCTCGAATCCAAGGAATGGTCGATCGACGATGAGGCGCTGATGACGCTGGTCCGCCGCTATACGCGGGAGGCGGGTGTCCGCAACCTCGAGCGCGAGCTCTCCAACACCGTCCGCAAGGCGGTGAAGGACATCGTTCTCTCGAAGAAGAAGAAGGTCGCCGTCACCACGCCGGTGCTTGAGGAGTATCTCGGCCCGCCGCGCTATCGCTATGGCATGGCGGAGACTGAGGATCAGGTCGGCGTCGTCACCGGGCTTGCCTGGACCGAGGTCGGCGGCGAACTCCTGACGATCGAAGGCGTGATGATGCCCGGCAAGGGCAAGATGACCGTCACCGGCAACCTCAAGGATGTGATGAGGGAATCGATTTCGGCGGCGGCCTCCTATGTCCGCTCGCGTGCCATCGATTTCGGCATCGAGCCGCCCTTGTTCGACCGGCGTGACATCCACGTCCACGTTCCCGAGGGCGCGACCCCGAAGGATGGTCCGTCGGCAGGCATCGCGATGGCGACCACCATCGTCTCGATCCTGACCGGCATCCCGACCCAGCGCGACGTCGCCATGACCGGCGAGGTGACGCTGCGGGGCAGGGTGCTGCCGATCGGCGGTCTCAAGGAGAAGCTCCTGGCGGCTCTGCGGGGCGGCATCAAGAAGGTGCTGATCCCGGAGGACAACGCCAAGGACCTGATCGACCTGCCCAAGTCCGTGAGGGAGGGCATGGAGATCATCCCGGTCTCGCGGATGGAGCAGGTGCTGCAGCATGCGCTGACGCGCCAGCCCGTTCCGATCGTCTGGGAAGAGGATCTGACGGCGCTGCGGCCGAAGGCCGGCGAAGAGGATGCCGCGGGCGGCCTCGTCGCCCACTGAGTTCGTCGCTCATGAGTTAAAGAGGCCGCAGGCATTGCCGGCGGCCTCTTTCTTTGGCAGGCCGCTTGAACAAGACCCTGCGTTCTGATCCGTCCGCGACGAACAGGGCGGCTCTACGGCACCGCCGAGGTCGAGCGGTTGCGCGAAATCCTGGCGCTGAAGCGGCTGGGTCTCAGCGCAGGGGATCGCCGCGCTCCTGCACGGCAAGGCGATAGATTTCGCGGTGCATGCGCTCTGGAGGCTGTCGGCGCGAACTCAGGCTCGCAAGCCCAGCCTATGGCTTGCGAACTTGCCCTCATGGCCTTAAACGGCGGGCAAGGGCGGTTAGCTCAGTCGGTAGAGCGCCTCGTTTACACCGAGGATGTCGGCGGTTCGAGCCCGTCACCGCCCACCAACCTCGCATTGCACGTGTCAGACTCTGGGCGCTCGTCCGACAGGTTCAGCGACTGCGGGTGTAGATCATTGCGTAGCGGTCGGAATAAGCGCGCGTCCAGCCGGGCAATTCATCAAAAAACGGAATGCGGCTGTCCCCGGCCGACAGCAGCGCCCAGTCGATTCCATACTTGCGCAACTGCGTTTCCAGAAGGGGCTTGCCCGTGCTGCGCCCCGTCGCGTCGTTCGCTTGCGTGAAACCGTTCAGGAACAGCTGGTCGGTGCGGCCATCGATGAAGGTCTTGATGCCGTGGAAAATGAGGGTTCCGCCGAAATCGTAGGAGTTGAAGACGGGCCCCGACAGATTGTGCTGCGCAGCGAAGGCGAGCGCGTCTTTCGCCGATGTCTTTTGGCCAGGTTCGACGGCGGCTCCACCTACCAGGATGACACCGACGCCGATGGCGAGAGCAACACTCGCGGCCAAGGCGCGCCGGTACTGCCCGAGCAGGAAGCGCTCCAGTCCGTCGCGCTGCTCCATCATCCATGTCCGGATCGACAGGGCGGGAAACTGCTCCGCGACCGGCGCCGCCAGCACCAAGGGAACCAGCAGGAAGAACACATAAACGAAGCGCTCGTGCGTGAGATAGAGATGCAGCGCGAACAGAGCAAAGAGCGCCCTCGCCAAGCCGAAGCGGAGGCCCGATAAGAGCAGCCCGAGCAACATCAGCAACAAGGCCGCCTCGCTCAGAGGATTGGCGGAGGCGTTGAAGGGCTGCCACTCCATTATGAGCGGCACGGCTTCGTTGGCGCCGGCGACGGCGAAGGTCGCCAGGATTGCCTTGAGACCATAAGGGTTGACCAGGCTTACCAGCGGGCACAGTGCGCCGAAGATACACCATTGAGCCAGGAGACGCGGCCGCGCTAGCTGGTATCGGATGAGGATATCCAGCCCAGCGAAGGCCGCGATGACGAAGCCGAGCGTGAACGAGGCGTGGAGATTGGTCCACAGCCAGAGCAGTCCAAGCAGTCCGAAGCTAGGTGGTCGGCCGGCGCCTGCTGCCCGGAACAGCGAGGCCGTCCAGACCACAATGATGGGCAGGGTGAAAACATGCGGTCGGGCGGTGAAGACGGGGGCGGACAGAAGGGCCAGGCTCACAGCCAGCGCTATCGCAGTGGTCGGCTTCAGGGTCTCGCCGAGCTGCCAGGCGAGCAGAAAGACCATCAGCGAGATCGCTGCGGTTATGACGAGTGCGACACCGTTCCAGCCGGCGCTCTTATAGGCCAGCGCAAGGAGCACCTGGCTCAGCCATTCCTTTGCAATCCAGGGCTGGCCGGCGAAGCTGTGCGAGTAGCTGTCGAAGGTTGGGAAGGTGCGGGTGGCGAGCATGTCTAGCCCGACGCGAATGTGCCACCAGCTGTCGGGATCCTGAAGAAGGGCTGGGGCGCGGACGAGCAGAACCGTGGCCACGATGGCGGCCGAGAGCAGGCTGAAGATCAGCCTCATGCGCCAGGCTTCCGCAGCGAGCGACGGTGAGCCAGCCATGGGCTGGATGGGTTGACTAGCGTTCATGGCTTTGAACCATAGCCTCAGGTGGCGACGGCACCCGTAAATCGGGACCGGCGACAAACACATACCGGGAAGAGCCGAGATAGAAGAGGACGGAATAGCTGCAGAGGCCCGCGAGCTGGGCCAAGGGCGACTCTACAAAGCCGAGCGATTTAGCCAGGGTCAGGACCGCGAGATTCATGCAGTAGGCAACGAGGAAGACGAGTGCATAGCGGCGGCCTTCTCCCGTGCTTGAGCCTGCCTCGCTGCGGAAGGTCCAGCGCCGATTAAGCGCGAATCCAGCGAGGAGACCAGCAGCATAGCCGGCCACGTTCGAGGTGATATCGCCCCAGCCTAGGGCAAGGCCCGCCAAGATGACGGCGTAGCCGAGTGCCGTGTTGACAAGCCCGACCACCCCAAATCGCAGCGCGCAGCCGCTCAGGCAGCGGATTTAACCGCATGGACAAAATACTGCGCTCCGAGAGGGCAACGGGTGAGATAACGCTCGAGCGGTCGCAGCCACGCTAGCGGCCGCGGAAAGAAGATTCTGTAGACGGCCTTGGTCTTCGGCAGGCCGGCGGCCGCGATTCTCGCGCGCATTTCGTTTGCTGCGATCAGAACGGCATGCTTGTCGAAGGGGCAGTTCCGCACCGCATGCCGGGTCAGCGGGTTGAGAGGGTTATGTTCGAACAGGAAAAGGCTGCCGCGGGGAGCGAGTACCCGCGCGATCTCGCCAAGCAATCCGGCGTGTAGCTGCTCGGGAATATGGTGAAAGACGCAAGCAGCGAAGACGACATCGAATCGTCCCTCAGGAAAAGGGATCGTTTCGCCGTCGAACGGCATAAAGCGCGCCTGTCCGGGGAAGCGTTTTGCTGCCATGTTGAGCGATTGTGCCGAAGGGTCCAGCAACACGATCTCGGCGTCGGGAAAGATCGAGCGCATCGGCCCCAGAGAGTTGCCGATGCCGGCTCCGAAATCCAGAATCCGGTTTGGACGACGTCCCGACTCCATGAGGGTCGCCGCGACGTCCTCGATCTTGTACTTCGCGAAGAAGTCGAGCGTTTCGCCGCTCATGCGGATGCTGGCGGCGTGCTGCTCTTGATAGTCCAGAGCGACCTGGTCGAATTCTGCCTTAGGCACTGACAGCATCCTTCACCCGTTCTTGTAGCTCGTGCACGGGACTTCCCTGAGTTCCCGTCGCGCCGTCGCAGACGATTTCGGCGACGATGTAGAGGGGGCGGCGCTTCGTCTCCATGTACATGCGTCCGAGATACTCGCCGAAGATGCCGAGCATGAGCAGCTGCACGCTCCCAAGGATGAGTATGATTGCGGCAAGGCTGGTCCAGCCGGGAAGAACATTGCCGATCAGCCATGAGATGATGGTGTAGCCGAGGACACCCAACCCCAGCAGGCCGAAGCCCATTCCCAGATGCGAGGCGAATCGCAAGGGCGCGATGGAGAAGCTCGTCATCGCATCGAAGGCCAGGAGCAGCATCTTCTTCAGCGGGTAATGCGTCGTTCCCGCAAAGCGAGGGTGCCTTTCATAGGGGAACGCCGTCTGTTGCAAGCCGATCCAGCTCACCATGCCGCGCACGAAGCGATAGCGCTCCGGCATCGCGTTCAGATGGTCGAGCGCGCGCCGGCTCATCAGGCGGAAATCCCCGGCGTCTGCGGCAATCTCGATATCGGCCATTCGCCGCAGCAGGCGATAGAACAGGGCGGCGCTGGAGCGCTTGAACAAGCTCTCGCCGTCGCGCTTCAGGCGCTGGCCGTAAACGACGTCGAAACCTTCATCCATCTTCGCCATCATCGCGCCGAGGAGTTCCGGCGGATCCTGGAGATCCGCGTCGAGAATCAGGCAGCGTTCGCCCCGGCAAAACTCGAGCCCCGCGGTGAGCGCGACCTGATGACCGTAGTTGCGCGCCAAATCCATGCCGACAACATGGCTGTCCCGGCGAGCGAGATCGAGAATCGCCTCTCGGGTGCCATCGGTCGCGCCGTCAATGATGAGGACGATTTCGTAAGATGGCCCGACGGTCGCCAGGCAGGCGGCGCTCACGCGTCGGTGCAACTCTACGAGGCCGTCCCGCTCGTTGTAGCAAGGCACCACGACCGACAGCGCTATGCTGCGTCGAAAGGCTCCATGATAAGGTTCGGCCATGAGCTGCATCCAAGTTTGCGCGAGGATGGAGCAGTTCAGTTGGAGAATCGTTAAATTCGAGAAGAGAGGGCGCGGTATCGGCTATGAACAAATTTGGCGGCTTCGGTGCTTGACAGTCAGGGCCCGGGGCCATAATCCCAACCCCGCTGAGGCCGAGGCCTTAGCCGCCCTGCGCGGGTGTAGCTCAGTTGGTTAGAGTGCCGGCCTGTCACGCCGGAGGTCGCGGGTTCGAGCCCCGTCACCCGCGCCATTTTCCCCTTACATCGCAATTCGATAGGCAAGTCGCCCGGCGCCGTTTTCGGTTTGCACGGCGCGGACCGCTTGCCGCGTGGCCCGACTGGCTTAATCTCCCATCGCCTTGAGCTGCCATGAGATGGCGGCGGCCGGAGATGTCCATGCGCCTCACACTTGTCGCCAGCTTCATGATCGCGAGCCTTTGCGCCTGGGGGCCTGCGGGAGCCGCCGAGGTCAAGGTTCTGACGGCGGGAGCTTTCAAGCCGATCGTGCTGGCCGTCGCCGCTGATTTCGAGAAGCAGAGCGGCCACAAGCTCGTCATCGAAAACGATACCGCCGGCGGGTTGCTGCGCCGCATCACGGGAGGCGAGGCGTTCGATCTCGCCGTGCTGACGCCTGCGGCGGTGAAGGAACTCGTCGAGGCCGGCCGGATCGCCTCGGGCACGCCGAGGAACCTGGCGCGGACCTCGGTCGGCGTGGCGGTCAAGGACGGCGCCCCGCGCCCCGACATCGCGACTGTCGCGGCCTTCAAGGCCACGCTGCTCGCCGCCGGCAAGGTCGCCTATATCGATCCTGCGGCCGGCGGCTCGAGCGGGATCTATTTCGCCAAGCTGCTGGAGACGATGGGCATTGCGGATGCGGTCAAGGCCAAGGCCGTGTTGGTGCCGGGCGGCCTGGTCGCGCAGCGCCTCGTCACCGGGGAGGCCGATCTCGCCATCCACCAGATCAGCGAGATCCTGGCCGTGAAGGGAGCGACGCTGGTCGGGCCGCTGCCGGCTGAGATCCAGAACTACACCACCTATACCGGCGGCATCGCAGCGGCGAGCCCGCAGCCGGAGGCGGCCAAGGCGTTCCTCGCCTTTCTCGGTGGCGATGCTGCCAAGCGCGTCCTGGCCGAGAAGGGCATGGAAAGCGCGCCGAACTGATCACGCGCCTTGTTGCATCGGCCCGAAAAGTGGGAACCGATTTTCGGGGCAAGCCGATGCAAGATAAAACCCCACGTCATCAGACCGAATGCGAGATTCGGTCTGATGACGTCACCGGCTTCACCAGGGGCGGCGCGGTCCGGTGTCGATATGGATCAGCCCGTTCCAATAGACCTTGTTGCCGCCGACCTCAGGTAGCGAGCGGGCATAGTCCAGCACGACGCGCGGGCGCACGCCCGGAACACGGAAGTCCATCGCCTCGCAGCGCTTGTGGTAGGAGCCGCGCCGGGCACGCCAGGGCGGCCGCCAGGTCGATGTCACCTTCACGGCCCCGTATTTGTCGACGACCTTGCCGAGAATGTCCTTCAGCCGTTGCGGCAGGCAGATGATGGAGGTGCCGGGATCGGTCGAGATGCCGGGCCGCTCGGGCTTTTCATTGGGGTCGAACTGCGGCTCGGCGCCGGCCTTCTGACCAGGCGAGAGCTTGGGCCATTCCGGCCCTTCCTCATCTTCGGGCTCGGCGGCGACCGGCGAGCTCGGGCTTGGGCTTGGGGCAGGCGCTGCCGGTGGCGGAACCACGATGGCAGGCAAGGTCGATTGCGCCGGCAAATCCAGATCGAAGGGGCGCTGCGGCGGCAGGGGTGCGCGCATGCTCTGCCCTTCCTGCGCCAAGGCAGACATGGGCTGCAGGGCGCAGGCGAGGACCAGCGCCGCCAGTGGCAAGGAGAATGACTTCACGCTCAGGGCGCCGGGGTCGGCAGGAAAACGGCGCGGGTTTCGGCGCCGACCAGCGGCAGCTGCGGCGTCTTGGCGCAGAGCGCGGCGAGCTCGGCGGGCGCGCTCATGATCTTGGCGAGGTCGAGCAGGGGGCGCTGGGCGCCGCCGGCATAATATCCGGCGAGCCAGAGCGAGAGCTGATCCTGGTCGTTGCCATTCATCGCGACGAAGTCGGCGCAGGTCGCGCGCATCAGGTCGAAGGCTTCGGCACTGGCGCGATCACTCCCCGAAATGGCGGCGGCAAGCGCTGCGGCGAGCAGAAAAGAGCGTTGCATGGGCAGCACCATGGCGGTCTTTCTCCCTCCAGAGGCGGCGGCGGCCGCAAGACGTCGATTCGGCGCGAGTGTGTCGCCATTGGCGGCAAACGGCCAGTCGGAAGCCTGCGGTATGCTGCAAAAAGCACCCGCAGTCGATGCGGAACGGCGAGCCGTGCGAAGAGGCACTGCGACATCCGCGCCAATCTGCGTCGAAATCAACCCTCTCGCGCGATTGTGCAGCGCGGCGGAGTCTTGCTTCATTCTAATGCAGGGTCTAATCGACTGAGCCAGCGCGCCGTCGCCTGGCCGCCCGAAGCGGGGACATGTCCATGCAAACACTCCCAGTACCGTCCCTGCTGAACGACTATCTGCCGCTCGTCATTTTCCTGGGCGTCGCGGCCATCATCGGCATTGCCTTGCTGGTGGCTCCCTTCGCCATCGCCTATTCGAAGCCCGATGCCGAAAAGCTCTCGGCCTATGAGTGCGGCTTCAACGCCTTCGACGATGCGCGCATGAAATTCGATGTCCGGTTCTATCTGGTCGCGATCCTGTTCATCATCTTCGATCTTGAGGTCGCCTTCCTGTTCCCCTGGGCCGTCGCGTTTGGCGGGCTCGGCTGGTATGGCTTCGTCTCGATGATGATCTTCCTGGGCGTGTTGACCGTCGGCTTCGTCTACGAGTGGCGAAAAGGGGCGCTGGAGTGGGACTAGTCGTCCGGCCGCTGCACTGATTTCGCGACTTATCTGACGGTTACGGGTTACAAGGGTTCAGATCATGGCAACAACAGCGATCGATCGCGGCGACCCGCTGGTCGCGCCTGCGCCCAAGGGCCTGCTCGGCCCCGACGGCTTGCCCGTCGGCGCGCGCGATCCCTTCTTCACCGAGATCAACAGCGAGCTCGCCGATAAGGGCTTCCTGGTCACGGCGACGGACGACCTGATCAACTGGTCGCGCACCGGCTCGCTGATGTGGATGACCTTCGGGCTCGCCTGCTGCGCCGTCGAGATGATGCAGCTCTCGATGCCCCGCTATGACGTCGAGCGCTTCGGCTTTGCGCCGCGCGCCTCACCGCGCCAGTCCGACGTGATGATCGTCGCGGGCACGCTGACCAACAAGATGGCCCCGGCGCTGCGCAAGGTCTACGACCAGATGCCGGAGCCGCGCTACGTCATCTCGATGGGCTCCTGTGCCAATGGCGGCGGCTATTACCACTACAGCTATTCGGTGGTGCGCGGCTGCGACCGCATCGTGCCGATCGACATCTATGTGCCGGGCTGCCCGCCGACGGCGGAAGCGCTGCTCTATGGCGTGCTGCTGCTGCAGAAGAAAATCCGCCGCACCGGCACGATCGAGCGCTGAGGGCCTGTCATGAGCGATCTCCTTGCTCTCGGGGAAGACATCAAGGCCGCGCTGCCCGGCGCGGTGACGCAAGCCGTCGTCGCCTTCGACGAACTGACGATTAACGCTGAAGCCGCGTCGATCGTGCAGGTTCTCAAGGTCTTGCGCGACGATCCGCGCTTCCGCTTCGTGAACTTCACCGATATCGCCGGTGCCGACTATATCGAGCGCGAGAAGCGCTTCGACGTGGTCTATCATCTGCTCTCGCCGCGCCATAACCACCGGGTCCGGGTCAAGATCCAGACCGACGAGGCGACGCCCGTTCCCTCCGTGATCGAGATCTTTCCGGCGGCGAACTGGTATGAGCGCGAGGCTTACGACTTCTACGGAATCCTGTTCTCGGGCCATCCCGATCTGCGCCGCATCCTCACCGATTACGGCTTCGAGGGTTACCCGCTGCGCAAGGACTTCCCGCTGACCGGCTTCGTCGAGGTCCGCTACGACGACGAGCAGAAGCGCGTCGTCTACGAGCCGGTGAAGCTGAACCAGGAATTCCGGAATTTCGACTTCCTCTCGCCATGGGAAGGCACTGACTATGTGCTGCCGGGCGACGAGAAGGCGAAGACAGCCTGATCGGAGCCGGACATGACCGAACACAACATCCGGAATTTCTCGATCAATTTCGGCCCGCAGCACCCCGCGGCCCACGGCGTGCTCCGCCTCGTGCTGGAGCTTGACGGCGAGATCGTCGAGCGCGTCGACCCGCATATCGGCCTGCTGCATCGCGGCACCGAGAAGCTGATCGAGGCCAAGACCTATCTGCAGGCTTTGCCCTATTTCGACCGGCTCGACTATGTCGCGCCGATGAACCAGGAGCATGCCTATTCGCTCGCGGTCGAGAAGCTGATGGGCGTCACGGTGCCGCGCCGGGGCCAGCTCATCCGCGTGCTCTATTCCGAGATCGGCCGCATCCTCTCGCATATCCTCAACGTCACCACGCAGGCGATGGACGTCGGCGCGCTGACGCCTCCGCTCTGGGGCTTTGAGGAACGCGAAAAACTGATGATTTTCTATGAGCGGGCCTGCGGCGCGCGCATGCATGCGGCCTATGTTCGGCCCGGCGGCGTCCACCAGGACCTGCCGGTCTCGCTGATCCACGACATCGCCGAATGGTGCGACCCGTTCCTCAAGGTCTGCGACGATCTCGAGACCCTGCTCACCGACAACCGCATCTTCAAGCAGCGCAATGTCGATATCGGCGTCGTCGATCTCGATACCTGCTGGAAATGGGGCTTTTCGGGCGTGATGGTGCGCGGCTCGGGCGCCGCCTGGGATCTGCGCAAGTCGCAGCCCTATGAATGCTATGAGGAGATGGATTTCGACATCCCCATCGGCAAGAACGGCGATTGCTACGATCGTTACTGCATCCGCATGGAGGAGATGCGCCAATCCGTCCGCATCATGAAGCAGTGCTGCGAAAAATTGCTAGCGGCTGACGGCGGCGGGCCGATTTCCTCGCTCGACGGCAAGATGGTGCCGCCCAAGCGCGGCGAGATGAAGCGCTCGATGGAAGCGCTGATTCACCATTTCAAGCTCTATACCGAGGGCTACAAGGTGCCGGCCGGCGAGGTCTATGCGGCGGTCGAGGCGCCCAAGGGCGAGTTCGGCGTGTATCTCGTCTCCGACGGCACCAACAAGCCCTAT harbors:
- a CDS encoding D-Ala-D-Ala carboxypeptidase family metallohydrolase, whose translation is MKSFSLPLAALVLACALQPMSALAQEGQSMRAPLPPQRPFDLDLPAQSTLPAIVVPPPAAPAPSPSPSSPVAAEPEDEEGPEWPKLSPGQKAGAEPQFDPNEKPERPGISTDPGTSIICLPQRLKDILGKVVDKYGAVKVTSTWRPPWRARRGSYHKRCEAMDFRVPGVRPRVVLDYARSLPEVGGNKVYWNGLIHIDTGPRRPW
- a CDS encoding glycosyltransferase family 2 protein codes for the protein MAEPYHGAFRRSIALSVVVPCYNERDGLVELHRRVSAACLATVGPSYEIVLIIDGATDGTREAILDLARRDSHVVGMDLARNYGHQVALTAGLEFCRGERCLILDADLQDPPELLGAMMAKMDEGFDVVYGQRLKRDGESLFKRSSAALFYRLLRRMADIEIAADAGDFRLMSRRALDHLNAMPERYRFVRGMVSWIGLQQTAFPYERHPRFAGTTHYPLKKMLLLAFDAMTSFSIAPLRFASHLGMGFGLLGLGVLGYTIISWLIGNVLPGWTSLAAIILILGSVQLLMLGIFGEYLGRMYMETKRRPLYIVAEIVCDGATGTQGSPVHELQERVKDAVSA
- a CDS encoding HdeA/HdeB family chaperone — its product is MQRSFLLAAALAAAISGSDRASAEAFDLMRATCADFVAMNGNDQDQLSLWLAGYYAGGAQRPLLDLAKIMSAPAELAALCAKTPQLPLVGAETRAVFLPTPAP
- a CDS encoding class I SAM-dependent methyltransferase, yielding MLSVPKAEFDQVALDYQEQHAASIRMSGETLDFFAKYKIEDVAATLMESGRRPNRILDFGAGIGNSLGPMRSIFPDAEIVLLDPSAQSLNMAAKRFPGQARFMPFDGETIPFPEGRFDVVFAACVFHHIPEQLHAGLLGEIARVLAPRGSLFLFEHNPLNPLTRHAVRNCPFDKHAVLIAANEMRARIAAAGLPKTKAVYRIFFPRPLAWLRPLERYLTRCPLGAQYFVHAVKSAA
- a CDS encoding NADH-quinone oxidoreductase subunit A codes for the protein MQTLPVPSLLNDYLPLVIFLGVAAIIGIALLVAPFAIAYSKPDAEKLSAYECGFNAFDDARMKFDVRFYLVAILFIIFDLEVAFLFPWAVAFGGLGWYGFVSMMIFLGVLTVGFVYEWRKGALEWD
- a CDS encoding NuoB/complex I 20 kDa subunit family protein, which produces MATTAIDRGDPLVAPAPKGLLGPDGLPVGARDPFFTEINSELADKGFLVTATDDLINWSRTGSLMWMTFGLACCAVEMMQLSMPRYDVERFGFAPRASPRQSDVMIVAGTLTNKMAPALRKVYDQMPEPRYVISMGSCANGGGYYHYSYSVVRGCDRIVPIDIYVPGCPPTAEALLYGVLLLQKKIRRTGTIER
- a CDS encoding substrate-binding domain-containing protein; translated protein: MRLTLVASFMIASLCAWGPAGAAEVKVLTAGAFKPIVLAVAADFEKQSGHKLVIENDTAGGLLRRITGGEAFDLAVLTPAAVKELVEAGRIASGTPRNLARTSVGVAVKDGAPRPDIATVAAFKATLLAAGKVAYIDPAAGGSSGIYFAKLLETMGIADAVKAKAVLVPGGLVAQRLVTGEADLAIHQISEILAVKGATLVGPLPAEIQNYTTYTGGIAAASPQPEAAKAFLAFLGGDAAKRVLAEKGMESAPN
- a CDS encoding NADH-quinone oxidoreductase subunit C, translated to MSDLLALGEDIKAALPGAVTQAVVAFDELTINAEAASIVQVLKVLRDDPRFRFVNFTDIAGADYIEREKRFDVVYHLLSPRHNHRVRVKIQTDEATPVPSVIEIFPAANWYEREAYDFYGILFSGHPDLRRILTDYGFEGYPLRKDFPLTGFVEVRYDDEQKRVVYEPVKLNQEFRNFDFLSPWEGTDYVLPGDEKAKTA
- a CDS encoding NADH-quinone oxidoreductase subunit D → MTEHNIRNFSINFGPQHPAAHGVLRLVLELDGEIVERVDPHIGLLHRGTEKLIEAKTYLQALPYFDRLDYVAPMNQEHAYSLAVEKLMGVTVPRRGQLIRVLYSEIGRILSHILNVTTQAMDVGALTPPLWGFEEREKLMIFYERACGARMHAAYVRPGGVHQDLPVSLIHDIAEWCDPFLKVCDDLETLLTDNRIFKQRNVDIGVVDLDTCWKWGFSGVMVRGSGAAWDLRKSQPYECYEEMDFDIPIGKNGDCYDRYCIRMEEMRQSVRIMKQCCEKLLAADGGGPISSLDGKMVPPKRGEMKRSMEALIHHFKLYTEGYKVPAGEVYAAVEAPKGEFGVYLVSDGTNKPYRCKIKAPGFAHLQAMDFMCRKHMLADVSAILGSLDIVFGEVDR
- a CDS encoding GtrA family protein, with the protein product MVGLVNTALGYAVILAGLALGWGDITSNVAGYAAGLLAGFALNRRWTFRSEAGSSTGEGRRYALVFLVAYCMNLAVLTLAKSLGFVESPLAQLAGLCSYSVLFYLGSSRYVFVAGPDLRVPSPPEAMVQSHER